In Lagopus muta isolate bLagMut1 chromosome 20, bLagMut1 primary, whole genome shotgun sequence, the following proteins share a genomic window:
- the UNC119 gene encoding protein unc-119 homolog A isoform X2, with the protein MQWRCGQVHTISDYLCTPEENVYKIDFTRFKIRDMESGTVLFEITKPAASEREHNDKKDIDPNAGRFVRYQFTPAFLRLRQVGATVEFTVGDKPINNFRMIERHYFRDQLLKSFDFEFGFCIPSSKNTCEHIYEFPQLSEDLIREMILHPYETQSDSFYFVDNKLVMHNKADYSYSGGP; encoded by the exons ATTACCTATGCACCCCAGAGGAAAACGTTTACAAAATAGACTTCACCAGGTTTAAAATCCGGGACATGGAATCGGGCACAGTGTTGTTTGAAATCACCAAGCCAGCAGCATCAG AGCGTGAACACAATGACAAGAAGGACATTGACCCCAACGCGGGGCGCTTTGTGCGCTACCAGTTCACCCCAGCTTTCCTTCGCCTGCGCCAGGTGGGGGCCAC GGTGGAATTCACAGTAGGGGACAAACCCATCAATAACTTCCGCATGATTGAGAGGCATTACTTCCGCGATCAGCTGCTGAAGAGTTTTGACTTTGAGTTTGGGTTCTGCATCCCCAGCAGTAAGAACACGTGTGAGCACATCTATGAATTCCCACAGCTCTCGGAGGATCTCA TTCGAGAGATGATCCTCCATCCATACGAGACACAGTCGGACAGTTTCTACTTCGTAGATAACAAGCTGGTGATGCACAACAAGGCAGATTATTCATACAGTGGAGGACCTTGA